The genomic stretch TCGACGTGCCGGACGACCCGGTCCTGGCCGAGCTGGCGATCGTGTTCAACCAGGTCGTCGAGCGCAACGAGCACCTGACCGCCGAGCTGACCAGGGTGCGCGGCGAGGTGGCCAGGCGCGGCCGGCTCGACGAGCGGCTCATTCCCAGCCCCGGCACGGGGAGCTGGGCGGTCAACGTGACCGCGGTCAACTCCTTGATCGACGCCCTGGTCATTCCCGCGGCCAAGGCCACCCGCGTGCTCAACGCGGTCGCGGACGGCGACCTGTCGCAGCGCGTCGACCTGCAGGAGGACAACCGGCCGCTGCAGGGCGGCCTGCGGCTGATGGGCAAGGCCGTCAACCGCATGGTCGACCAGCTCGCGTTGTTCTCCGGCGAGGTGACGCGGGTGGCGCGCGAGGTCGGCACCGAGGGCCGGCTCGGCGGCCGGGCCAAGGTGCAGGGCATGTCGGGCAGCTGGCGCGACGTGACCGAGGCGGTCAACGCCATGGCCGCGCGGCTGACCGCCCAGGTGCGGGACATCGCGGTGGTCACCACGGCCGTGGCCAGGGGCGACCTGACCCGGCAGGTGACGGTCGAGGCCACCGGTGAGCTGCTGGAGCTGAAGCTGACCGTCAACACCATGGTCGATCAGCTGTCGGCGTTCGCCAGCGAGGTGACGCGAGTGGCGCGCGAGGTCGGCACCGAAGGGCAGCTCGGCGGGCGGGCCGAGGTGAAGGGGGTGCTCGGCACCTGGAAGGACCTCACCGACAACGTCAACTTCATGGCCTCCAATCTGACCACCCAGGTGCGCTCGATCGCTCAGGTGACGACCGCGGTGGCCAACGGCGACCTGTCCAAGAAGATCACCGTCGATGCCCGGGGCGAGATCCTCCAGCTCAAGGACACGATCAACACGATGGTGGGCCAGCTGTCGGCGTTCGCCGACGAGGTGACGCGGGTGGCCCGTGAGGTGGGTACGGAGGGGCGGCTCGGCGGTCAGGCGCACGTGCGCGGGGTGCGTGGCGTGTGGAAGGACCTCACCGACAACGTCAACTTCATGGCCTCCAACCTGACCGAGCAGGTCCGCGACATCGCCCAGGTCGCCACCGCCGTCGCCCAGGGCGACCTCAGCCGCAAGATCAGCGTGGACGTCAAGGGGGAGATGCTCCAGCTCAAGGACACCGTCAACACGATGGTGGGCCAGCTGTCGGCGTTCGCCGACGAGGTGACGCGGGTGGCCCGTGAGGTGGGTACGGAGGGGCGGCTCGGCGGTCAGGCGCACGTGCGCGGGGTGCGTGGCGTGTGGAAGGACCTCACCGACAACGTCAACTTCATGGCCTCCAACCTCACCAGCCAGGTCCGCAGCATCGCCATGGTCACCACCGCCATCGCCAACGGCGACCTGTCCAAGAAGATCACCGTGGACGCCCGGGGCGAGATCCTCCAGCTCAAGGACACCATCAACGCCACTGTCGACAAGCTGTCGGCGTTCGCCGACGAGGTGACGCGGGTGGCGCGCGAGGTGGGCACCGAGGGCCGGCTCGGCGGCCAGGCTCAGGTGCGGGGCGTGTCCGGGGTGTGGAAGGACCTCACGGACAACGTCAACTTCATGGCCTCCAACCTCACCAGCCAGGTCCGCAACATCGCGCAGGTCGCCACCGCCGTCGCCAACGGCGACCTGTCGAAGAAGATCGACGTGGACGCCCGCGGGGAGATCCTGGAGCTGAAGACGACGATCAACACCATGGTCGACACGCTGTCGTCGTTCTCCTCCGAGGTGACCCGCGTGGCGCGTGAGGTCGGCTCGGAAGGCAGACTGGGTGGGCAGGCCGAGGTCGAGGGCGTCTACGGCACCTGGGAACGCCTGACCAAGAATGTCAACGAGCTGGCCTCCAACCTCACCACCCAGGTACGCGCCATCGCCGAGGTCGCCAGCGCCGTCGCCCAGGGCGATCTGAGCCGCGCGATCAGCGTCGAGGCCAAGGGCGAGGTCGCCGAGCTGAAGAACAACGTCAACCTCATGGTCGCCAACCTGCGCGAGACCACCCGTGCCAAGGACTGGCTGGAGAGCAACCTGGCCCGCATCGCCGGCCTCATGCAGGGTCACCGGGACCTCGTCGAGGTGGCCGACCTCATCCTGCGCGAGCTGACGCCGCTGGTCAGCGCCCAGTACGGCGCGTTCTTCCTGGCCGACCCCGACGCGCCCGAAGGCTCCCTGGCCTACATCGCCGGCTACGGCGCGGCCCACGACGTGCTGCCGGGACCGGGCAGCCCCGGGTCGGGGCTGATCAGGCAGGCGGCGCTGGAACGCAAGCGCATTCTGCTGGAGGACGTGCCGCCCGGATACATCAAGGTGCACTCGGGGCTGGGCGAGGCCGCGCCGGCCAGCGTCGTGGTGTTGCCGATCCTGTTCGAGGACAACGTGCTCGGCGTGATCGAGCTGGCCTCCTTCAGCCGGTTCAGCGACGTGCACCTGGCCTTCTTCGACCAGTTCGTGGTGACGATCGGCGTCGCGATCAACACGATCATCGCCAACGCCCGCACCGAGGCGCTGCTGTCGGAGTCGCAGCGGCTGGCCCAGCAGTTGCAGGGCCGCTCGGACGAGTTGCAGCGCCAGCAGGCCGAGCTGCGCAAGACCAACGCGGCGCTGGAGGAGAAGGCCCACCTGCTGGCCACGTCCTCCCGCTACAAGTCGGAGTTCCTGGCCAACATGTCCCACGAGCTGCGCACGCCGCTCAACAGCCTGCTCATCCTGGCCAGGCTGCTGGCCGACAACCCCGAGGGCAACCTGTCGGCGCAGGAGGTCGAGTTCGCCACCACGATCCACAACGCCGGCAGCGACCTGCTCCAGCTCATCAACGACATCCTCGACCTGTCCAAGATCGAAGCCGGTCGCATGGACGTACGCCCGGAGAAGCTGCCGCTGAGCAAGCTGCTCGACTACGTGGACGCCACGTTCCGGCCGCTCACCGTGGACCGCGGGCTCACGTTCGAGATCGAGGTGCAACCCGGCACGCCGAGCGAGCTCTACAACGACGAGCGCAGGCTCCAGCAGATCCTGCGCAACCTGTTGTCCAACGCCGTCAAGTTCACCTCCTCCGGCGAGGTGCGCCTGAAGGTGTCCGTCGATCCCGGGAGGCGCACACCGGAAGGCGAGGTGCTGGCGTTCGCCGTCAGCGACACCGGCATCGGCATCGCCGCCGACAAGCTGCCGGCCATCTTCGGCGCGT from Nonomuraea polychroma encodes the following:
- a CDS encoding HAMP domain-containing protein; amino-acid sequence: MKKAAMVTQLDPPPVRGSLHSSDLRPLLTALQGLRDGNFRHRLDVPDDPVLAELAIVFNQVVERNEHLTAELTRVRGEVARRGRLDERLIPSPGTGSWAVNVTAVNSLIDALVIPAAKATRVLNAVADGDLSQRVDLQEDNRPLQGGLRLMGKAVNRMVDQLALFSGEVTRVAREVGTEGRLGGRAKVQGMSGSWRDVTEAVNAMAARLTAQVRDIAVVTTAVARGDLTRQVTVEATGELLELKLTVNTMVDQLSAFASEVTRVAREVGTEGQLGGRAEVKGVLGTWKDLTDNVNFMASNLTTQVRSIAQVTTAVANGDLSKKITVDARGEILQLKDTINTMVGQLSAFADEVTRVAREVGTEGRLGGQAHVRGVRGVWKDLTDNVNFMASNLTEQVRDIAQVATAVAQGDLSRKISVDVKGEMLQLKDTVNTMVGQLSAFADEVTRVAREVGTEGRLGGQAHVRGVRGVWKDLTDNVNFMASNLTSQVRSIAMVTTAIANGDLSKKITVDARGEILQLKDTINATVDKLSAFADEVTRVAREVGTEGRLGGQAQVRGVSGVWKDLTDNVNFMASNLTSQVRNIAQVATAVANGDLSKKIDVDARGEILELKTTINTMVDTLSSFSSEVTRVAREVGSEGRLGGQAEVEGVYGTWERLTKNVNELASNLTTQVRAIAEVASAVAQGDLSRAISVEAKGEVAELKNNVNLMVANLRETTRAKDWLESNLARIAGLMQGHRDLVEVADLILRELTPLVSAQYGAFFLADPDAPEGSLAYIAGYGAAHDVLPGPGSPGSGLIRQAALERKRILLEDVPPGYIKVHSGLGEAAPASVVVLPILFEDNVLGVIELASFSRFSDVHLAFFDQFVVTIGVAINTIIANARTEALLSESQRLAQQLQGRSDELQRQQAELRKTNAALEEKAHLLATSSRYKSEFLANMSHELRTPLNSLLILARLLADNPEGNLSAQEVEFATTIHNAGSDLLQLINDILDLSKIEAGRMDVRPEKLPLSKLLDYVDATFRPLTVDRGLTFEIEVQPGTPSELYNDERRLQQILRNLLSNAVKFTSSGEVRLKVSVDPGRRTPEGEVLAFAVSDTGIGIAADKLPAIFGAFQQADGTTSRKYGGTGLGLSISSEIARLLGGEIHASSTPGVGSTFTLYVPAGCPAPAVTGDPEWQPSPKPVEARAAQPQAEWPAVDGDDLWQSAIKLSLLKDGPLGEAFAGRRVLIVDDDIRNVYALTHVLGRLGMEIVYAENGREGIEALERDEDIDLVLMDVMMPEMDGYETLAAVREMPRFADLPIIALTAKAMPGDREKTISCGASDYVPKPVDLDHLLEVMRGWIER